The segment ACACCATTTGGGACAGTTCAAGCTTTCATCTATCATTATCTTCAAGTCCCATTGCTATATTTAGGAGACACATTACCAGCAACATTAATCGTTACCATATTTGAAGGCGTACTTTGGAGCTTTGGTATCCACGGCTCAAATGTTGTCAGCGGTATTATGAAGCCAATCTGGCTTGCACTGACAGCAGATAATGCAGCAGCATTCAGTGCAGGAGAAGCAATCCCGCATATCATCAACTTCCAATTTTACGCAAACTTCATGAAGGTCGGCGGCTTTGGAGGAACATTAGGACTTGCTATTATCCTGGTATTCTTTGCAAAGTCTAAGCAATATAAAACATTAGGCAAGCTTGCGATCGGCCCTGGAATCTTCGGAATAAATGAACCGCTTATTTTCGGAATTCCAATCGTGCTAAATCCAATTATGATGATTCCGTTTATTTTAAACCCGCTGATTTTGGCGACTGTTGCCTATTTTGCGATGTCATCAGGGCTTGTACCGTTAACAAATGGAACGAATATTCCATGGACGACACCACCAATTATCGCCGGCTTTCTAGTCAGTGGCTGGAAAGGCGCTTTGTTGAACGTTGTACAAATTGGAATTTCCATTCTCCTCTATTATCCGTTCTTCAAGTCTGTTGACAAAATTGCAGTGAAGAACGAAAAGGAGCAAGAGCAAGCAGAAATCTCCAATGGTGGCGTTAACTTTAATTCTTGATAAGGGCGTGATATAGAAATGGCAGAGAATGCAATGGAGATGACAGGCTTTACAATCATCAGCAATGCTGGAATGGCAAAAAGCCTTGTCATGGAGGCACTCTATGCAGCGAAAAAGGGAGAATACGAGCTGGCAGAACAAAAACTGAAAGAATCGCAAAACTTTTTCCTTATCAGCCACAAGACACATAGCACATTAATTCAAAGGGAAGCAAACGGTGAAAGCCTGCCGTTTTCCCTCCTCTTTATGCATGCAGAAGACCAGCTGATGAGTGCTGAGACAACCTATGAGCTTGTGAAGGAAATGATTACGATGTATAAGCGAATTGATATAATGGAAAAAGGCAGTGTCAGCAGATGACATTGCCTTTTTTTATGATTAAAATTCTCCTATTAATGCAGCAAGTGCAATAAGCCCCTTTTCCAGCTCCTCATAGGAAGCATAAGAATAGGACAAGCGAATATGACGGTGATAGTTTCCGTAAAGAGAGCCGGGATTAATAAGGATGCCCTGCTGAAGTGCTCTTTTAAACAATAGCTGCAGCGGAATTTCCTTGTTTAGTGTTAGCCAAATATAAAAACCGCCTGCCGGCTTT is part of the Niallia taxi genome and harbors:
- a CDS encoding PTS sugar transporter subunit IIC, yielding MQKFIESLESKMGPIAMKLDGNRYITAIKDGFFGVMSLLIIGSIFLLLGNIPIGGYAEFMSSLLGSDWATYFTVPYDVTMNVMTVYVIIAMARSLSRTYKLDGIACISIVVVAFLILTPMLELKDGGLGIPVTNLGASGLFLGMIVAIAAVEIVRYIDKKGWKIKMPDSVPENVARSFSALIPALFVIIVFNLVRILFTLTPFGTVQAFIYHYLQVPLLYLGDTLPATLIVTIFEGVLWSFGIHGSNVVSGIMKPIWLALTADNAAAFSAGEAIPHIINFQFYANFMKVGGFGGTLGLAIILVFFAKSKQYKTLGKLAIGPGIFGINEPLIFGIPIVLNPIMMIPFILNPLILATVAYFAMSSGLVPLTNGTNIPWTTPPIIAGFLVSGWKGALLNVVQIGISILLYYPFFKSVDKIAVKNEKEQEQAEISNGGVNFNS
- a CDS encoding PTS lactose/cellobiose transporter subunit IIA — its product is MAENAMEMTGFTIISNAGMAKSLVMEALYAAKKGEYELAEQKLKESQNFFLISHKTHSTLIQREANGESLPFSLLFMHAEDQLMSAETTYELVKEMITMYKRIDIMEKGSVSR